ataagaacagatactacacttgatcttagccaaaaggccgagaagcgattgagcattgggtattataaaagactgatgaatcactgaatctaactctgataataatacattatatgttaattaatttaatttaaataaaagaataaaaagggtATAGTTCCATAGTCCTCACCTGTACCTTCTCATtgctgagttctttttttttttttttttagttttttttttttcatttatttatgatagtcacacagagagagagagagagaggcagagacataggcagagggagaagcaggctccatgcaccgggagcctgacgtgggattcgatcccaggtctccaggatcgcgccctgggccaaaggcaggccctaaccgctgcgccacccagggatcccattgctGAGTTCTTTAGCGATTTCTCTCCTGCATTTCACAAAGGTTGCCCTATCAGAAGTTATAGTGATGTTCTAATTACCAATCCACAGGTTTATTAGCTTTTTTCCCATTTAGTCTTTTTGAAAGAAACTTCCACTCCCTGTTTTAGTGAGACACTGTATTTCTCTCTATTTTATACAAGATCCTATCTGCTCTTTGATTGAATATAggcattttttaagaattatacttgtttttttcattccatatattatgtataatccttctttgtacatttttaaaaagattttatttatttgagagagtgcgtgcctgcatgcatgcacacaagttgggggaggtagagggagggagagaagcagactctgttgagtatggagccagatgtgaggtTCCCCGatcttgatcccagtaccctgagattaCGATCTGAACTGAactcagactcttaaccaacccaggtgcccctgacctaTGATCCCTCTATTATAATATCTATGTCTAGTCCTCACCTCACTCTATCTCAGAGCTGCATTTCCCACAGCCTGATAGACATCTCCCTACATTTCTGGCTAGAATTCTaaacccaactttttttttttttttttttttttaagattttatttattcatgagagatacagagaaggagagagaaatagagacacaggtagagggagaaccaggctccatgcagggagcccagtgtgagaccccatctccccatcccgggactccaggatcactccctgggccaaaggcaggtgctaacccattgagccacccagggatccccccaacttttttcttaagggttttttttttttttttttttaatttattcagagcgacgtagaaacacaggcagagggagaagcaggctccatgcagggagcccatcctgggactcagtcccagatccCCGGATCACaccccgaaccaaaggcagatgatcaaccgctgagccacccaggcatccctaaacctAACTTTTGAAATTAGAATTCACCATTACACTTCTTCCTTTAACATCTGTCTCCTGGCTTCCCTCCACACCCACTAAAACATGACaacccctttttttaaaaaaattttttatttattcatgagagacacagagagagacagagagacagacacaggcagagggagaagcaggctccatgcaggaagcctgatgtggaactccaaccagggactccaggatcacgccctgggccgaaggtagcgctaaaccactgagccacctgagctgcccgaCAACCACTTTTACACCTGTAGTTACTGTGCTTATTTGAATGCTGGTGTCACTAATTTCTCAGTAATTCTGCTTCCTGGAATCAATATCTTATTTTTGACTTCTACAGTTCTGCATGAGGCCATCGTGAAGCCTTGAATTAGTCTCATGGTCTGTTAATTCAACCATCTCCttgactttctcattttttaatgtcaTACTTGCATatgttctttttgtctttactttaaaatctaagttctagggcagccctggtggcgcagcggtttggcgccgcctgcagcccagggcgtggtcctggagaccctggatcgagtcccatgtcaggctctctgtatgatgcctgcttctccctctgcctgtgtctctgcccccctccccgtctctatgaataaataaataaaatattaaaaaaaaataaaatccaagttctAGATTTCTGACAGATTCTGATCTGAGCAGGAAGTCTTTCCTAAGAAGTAGAGCAGCATGAGTTGTTTTCTGCTTCACTATTCTCAAGTTCTTTTGCCTGTTTGAGATTTGTGGTAGAATAATGGCCAGTATTTATAGTAGCTGATGAGTATGGCTTAAGAGACTCTAAGACTCAAGGAGAAAATGATTTTTGCTAactgaaaaaattatatttaagatgAGAATTTGGAGTAAAATGTCATTTAGGTGGGAATGACTTTGTTTTcattgtacttttattttcttgagcATTTGGCACTGTAACATTTCTCTTGGAAGTTACCTCGTCTTTGAATCATGTTCCTCTGACCATTCTTTGTGCTCcattatcatgtttttttttttttttaatgtttatttacttatgatagtcacacacagagagagagagagaggcagagacacaggcagagggagaagcaggctccatgcaccgggagcccgacgtgggattcgatcccgggtctccaggatcgcgccctgggccaaaggcaggcgctaaaccactgcgccacccagggatccctccattatcatgtttttacaaaataaagtcTGCATCATTTATGATGTCTTTGTTCATCTCTACTAGCAGttatcattgtttttgttttaaacgaATTGTATACTTCCATTATGGGACTTACTATAATGTGCCATATAGCATCATCGTGACTATCAACCCAGTAGATTGTGTGTTGAGTTCAAGTAGGTCTTAATCCTTTTTACCATTGTcctacaagtctttttttttttttttttttaaagaacttatgtatttattcgtgagagacatggagagacagaggcagagacacaggcagagggagaagcaggctccatgcagggagcctgatgtgggactcaatcccagcactccaggatcatgccctgggctgaaggcagcgctaaaccactgagccacccaggtgtccctgtcctaCAAGTCTTAAGTACACAGTCGGgtcctcagtaaatgtttgctaaatgaaatTATTCCTTTAGTCTGAGATGCCTTTCTTACTCATGGATTGTAATCACTGACACAAATTGCTAAATGACTGTGGGTAGATTGTGTAATCTCTCTTAAGTATCTTTGTTCTGAAACTGGCAATGCCTTCCCTCAAAGAGTTAGGTTATAATTAACTAGTAAAAAactttgaagatgaaaaagttaAAGTTGATCGTTAAGATCATCCTATTAAAGGCAAACTGTTAGTATCAGGTTTGTAGGTAAAAGCTttcccaggggtacctgggtgaatCAGCAGctgagtgcttgcctttggccctggggcgtgatcctggagtcccaggattgagtcccacattaggctccctggagcctgcttctctctctgcctgtgtctgtgcttttctctctgtctctcagaaatTAATaagcacaaatatttaaaaataaaaaataaaaaataataaaagctttcCCAAAGCTTGAAGTTAATTAAATGGTGTTGAAGTATAgttaatttgtatgtatttacattttggtTATTTACTTATTCTGAGGTCTCTGTCATAGAACCAGGTTCAAAATGAAACCCCACCGTGATAAGAAAAACCACAATAGAATAGTGCAGCAATTGGGATGATGTGCTTCACATACTTAAATTGTATTATATGCTAGAAGTTCTCAAATTTTTGGGTTCTAAGAATCATTTGGAGGCCCTTGTTAAAAAAATTCGAGAGATCCTAGTTAGgaggttgtttatttatttatttatttatttatttttaaaatttttatttatttatgatagtcacacacagagaggcagagacataggcagagggagaagcaggctccatgcaccgggagcccgatgtgggattcgattctaggtctccaggatcgcgccctgggccaaaggcaggcgctaaaccgctgcaccacccagggatcccggttatGTTTCTTTAAATGAGATCAGATGATTTCTGAATCAGGTAGTATGTAGGTAACGCTTTTGAGAGACACTACTGAATGGAACTGAAAAAAAGCTAATATAATATGAGAGAATGAGCAGTAAATAAGCCTATAAATTTGGAGCTGGCTCAGTTGCAagtgcatgatttttttttttttttaagattttatttatatactcatgagagacacagaaagagagaggcagagacacaagcagagggagaagatcacgccctgggcagaagggaggtgctcaaccactgagctacccaggcgtcccaaaataaGGGTCTTGAAGGGTAAGTGGTAGGATTTGATTAGGAGTAATGCCCGCTGGGACTGTCTAAATTGGTGAAGTAGTTCACAGGTATCTTTCTGTATTCACAACATACCTTAGTTTAGAACACATGACATTGCTTCCTCAGTGACTACTTGTTGAATTTGTTATTAAATAATGCTTTTCAGACACTTATGTGGACAGGaatcaaatttttttctgattggaaAGTCTGGGATGGAGCACATTTGGAGTGACAAAGGTAGAGTAATCAAGTCCTGGATGAGTGGTTGCATTAGATGACCTTTAGGACACACTTTAACCttagtatttttagaaatttctaagGTGGAATGTTTGAAAAATTTTCTATTGCAAAATAGAACTGTTGTATATTAGGAATGGCAGGACCtaattttttcccccctctggttTTGTCATAATTGTTAGCCATGTGATGTTGGGCTAGTTAATATACTCCATTAAAGGGTGAGGGTTGGAGAAGGAAAGAGGCTGAGGAAGTGAAAtagtaattttaagatttattattagaaagagCGTGAGCGagtaggaggagggacagagggagagggggagacaagcacactccccactgagtgcagagcctgatgcagcttgatcccacgactctgagatcacgatctgagtcaAAATCCAGTCGGTTCCCCAAAatagtgcattttaaaaaagcactcATTTGTTAACTACAGTAAGCATGTTTATTGATAAGGGCTATTACATGATTCAGTTGCATCTTAAATAGTTTTTCCTTCTTTACTGAGTATAGTTTGGAAGTAGCTAACCAGTTTTTCTTGGTAATTTAAACTGTATAATAAGTGGTGCTGTATGTTACACAACTAATaggtttattttccttaattataGATAGTCTTATGTGTGAGTATCtgttaatttttccctttctgtcaTTTAGTATGAATGTGGCTTGTGGCTCTTGTAGCTCATGGCAAATTGTATTACACCACAAAATCAGAAATtgatctttttgtaaaaaaagttTTTCAGTAAATGAAAGTTAAATCTATAGGTTATATTTGAATATCTTTAAACATCTATAGTAttacaagttttttaaaaatgtaagcccTAAGtacaacatggagcttgaactcaagaccctgagatcaagagttccatgctctAGCAGCTGAGCTAGCCCGGCACTGTTATTatgagtattttttaagtttgtttgttaaTGGCTACACTTTGGTTATTTGTGAATGTACTTGTCTTGCTTTGGGATATATGATTTAGAAGTGTGCATTTATGAAAAGGGtagttcttatatttttcttaaatttgtagcataaaaggaaataaaaccatataTTTATATGGTAACATATTAAAAATGGTCATACATACCTTTGAAATACTGATCTATCATGTCAAGTGATAGAAGTATTAGCATATGAATTAAATCATCTCTAAAGTAAAGGTGATCTTTCCTCTGCTCTCTTACCCACTTGCCCAATATCCAAGGAATTGAGTGGTGAAGAGGAAAGCTGCTGTGTGGACAGTGACCTTGCTGTAGTCTGAGAACATGTGGCTGGGGAGAGAATAATGGAAATGTTATGGATGGAGGTCTCTGGTTGAGAAATTGgttatttaaacaaattattcattgaaaaagcaagtaaataaatatattgaagatAATAGAAGCCAGCTTCCTCCCTGAGAAGAGCTTACAAACATAAAAGGGGAAAGTCTAGCAAGAAACTTAAGATGTGGAATTAGAATTAGAAGCCTTGGTGTGCATACATATGTTACTCATGGACAGATAAAGAAATAGGTATAGATGTGTaggtttatgtatatatttatagtcaTATACTTTCTAGCTCTCTATGCTGAGAGGATTCAATAACAGTGAAACCCCACTAACTAGTAGAGCAATGGCGGAGACGTGGCAGACACCCGGCGGCTGATAACCAAGCCGCAGAACCTCAGTGATGCCTACGGGCCCCCCAGCAACTTCCTGGAGATCCATGTGAGCAACCTGCAGACGGTGGGGGTCAGCCGGGGCCACTTCACCACCTACAAAATCAGGGTCAAGACAAATCTCccggggagccctggtggctcggcggtttagcactgccttcggccccgggcatgatcctggagacccgggatcgagtcccatgtcggctccctgagtggagcctgcttctccctctgcctgtgtctctgcctctctctctctctgtgtctctatgaatgaataaataaaatcttaaaaaaaaaaaaaaagacaaatctccCTATTTTCAAGCTGAAGGAATCTACTGTTAGAAGAAGATACAGTGACTTTGAATGGCTGTGAAGTGAGTTAGAGCAAGGTTGTAGTTCCCCCTCTCCCTGGAAAAGCATTTTTGCGTCAGCTTCCTTTTAGAGGTGATGATGGAATATTTGATGACAATTTTAttgaagaaaggaagcaaggaggggtagcccgggtggctcagcggtttagtgcctgccttcggcccagggcgtaatcctggagacctgggatcgagtcccacgtcgggctccctgcatggagcctgcttctccctctgcctgtgtctctgcctctctttctctctgtgtctcttatgaataaataaataaaaatctttaaaaaaataaaaatttaaaaagaaaggaagcaagggcTGGAGCAGTTTATAAACAAGGTCGCTGGTCATCCTCTGGCACAGAATGAACGTTGTCTTCGCATGTTTTTACAGGACGAAATTATAGATAAAAGCTATACACCATCTAAAATAAGACATGCCTGAAATTTGGTGAGAAGGGGcgcaaaaaaaacaaacaaaaaacaaaaaacaacttccaTGATTGTTAATGATTCATATGCACCAGTGAAGAAGTTCTAACTTCTAGCATGCTGCACAGAAATTGGTATAACATGCCTTCAGTATACTAACATTCATatgctcagttttgttttgttttggcagttGACAAGTTAATTTGCTTTAGTGAAAATCCCTCATTCACCCTTTGTCTATGAATAGCTCTTCCTTGCTGTTTTAATGTGGTACACACTATAGCCTCGCAGACCTGTTACTCCAGTATAATCTGCAGTGTCCTAACTAAAGTTACTGACTTGGTCTTATCTGCACAGCTTTTGTGTCCTGTTTGCTTCTTGAATCTGATTAACTAGAATatttctcttgctcctttttaATATGTGATGTCACTTGACCTAATTTATGTGTAGAAGCACTACACCATTGGTTTCCAGTACCCTATGTGTAAGATACACACTTATGTGCAGAAAATATCTCCCTTCAGGCTTGTAATACCCTTCACGTGGAAGATCAATGAGGGAAATCTTTATATTCtgtataaaaacaaatcaaatttaTATACTAAAATCATTTGtctaaaaatttaagttttcagataaaaataaaaaagcatttctgatatgcaaaaaaaaaaaaaaagaaaaaaaaagaaacccctaaCAGCACACCTAATGCCcacattttggtttcttttttttttttttttaataaagatttatttttttgagagagagggtgcatgcatgtgtgcatgtgagtgggaggaggggcagagggagagaatcttcaaacagaatctgcattgagcacagagcccaacaagggtctggatcccatgacctatgagatcatgatctgaaccaaaaccaagagtcaaatgcttaactgactaaaccacctaggtgccccaattcCTAAATACTATCCTTGATTAAAAGGAGTCAGGGCCCTTGGAGAAATGACTAATTCTAGAGTCAGGGAGGGAAAGTAGAAGAtgagtttattatttctttttttttttaaattttttttttccaatttatttatttatgatggagagagaggcagagacacaggcagagggagaagcaggctccatgcaccgggagcccgatgtgggattcgatcccaggtctccaggatcgcaccctgggccaaaggcaggcgccaaaccgctgcgccacccagggatcccagaagatgaGTTTAGATAGTTCTTTTGTGTCAGAAAGCAAGGAAGTACTCAAAATGATGAGGTCATGTCAAAAGAGTATGGGAAACCACTTTGAAAGGGCCCTCAGTTGACAAATCTTGTgtaatttgagcaacaaaatagaGTAATGGATTATAACCTATAGTATAAAATAAGAATCCATGATTCCATACTGATAAaattaatgagtaaatgaattagacaagggaatggagggaaagctctttaaaataaaatgccaactaaaaaaaatgtagaaggaatgatgGAATTAGGTTATCACCATCACAATGGTATTAGATAAAAGAGAAATAGTCCATGAATGTATCAGGATGTATCAGGAAACTAACAGCTAGTGGGTGAAAGTTTGATGAGGAATGGGATATTGGCGAATTATCAGGAAAATTCCTCATTCTAATCAAACACAAAGGGATTGTGGCAGATACCTGGCAGATACCAACTTGACCAGGTGATCAAGGTTATACCTCATAATGGGTAAGTAAGTACACACAGTATAATTTCTATACATTCTTTCCAAGAATGTATGGTCTGAATCTGGTTATGAGGAGCATCAGTGATCCACATTGAGGGTCATCCTAGAAAACCAAAGGGCAATCAAGACTCTTTATAGTCAAGGACATGAAAGATGGGGGAAAACTAGAGAGGTATTCTAGATTGAAGAAGACAGAGGAGATATGATAACTAAATACAGTATATGTTCTTGGATAGGATACTGAACCTgcatcaaataaaatttaattggcTCTGTGTTATATTAATGTTCATTTCCTGATTCCTTGTTTTGGGATGTATGCACTGGAATATTTAGGAGAGAATGAGGAATCATGTCataaaaagatacatacatacatcgtTTCTGTAGGCTTGAAACTgt
This is a stretch of genomic DNA from Canis lupus baileyi chromosome 12, mCanLup2.hap1, whole genome shotgun sequence. It encodes these proteins:
- the LOC140601866 gene encoding sorting nexin-3-like, whose product is MRREKFVAALTPNFKHKNQRSRLSRQETWSGTPWPQDPAAGPPGFPPGFPPGFPPAPRAFRPPRGLVPRSGLSPLPSKCLAARTPAFLLREWSRKGEFTHRRRPVASVTFEEGCSNGGDVADTRRLITKPQNLSDAYGPPSNFLEIHVSNLQTVGVSRGHFTTYKIRSKVVVPPLPGKAFLRQLPFRGDDGIFDDNFIEERKQGGQGLEQFINKVAGHPLAQNERCLRMFLQDEIIDKSYTPSKIRHA